A segment of the Parasphingopyxis algicola genome:
GGCCGACGCTTCGAGTTCCGCGCCTCTAATGCGCGCCGCAGCAGCATTGCTAGTTGTAGGCGCAATTCCCTGAAATACCAAAACTTGGACGTCTTCATAATCGGTTTGAAAGATCGCTGCGTTGATAATCAATCGACGATCAAACGATTCCGTCTTGATGCCGGCCTCATAAACGCTAACAAATTCGGGCCGGAAACTGGGAATGAATGATAAAGGCGGAAACACCGTTTGAGTAAATCCGCCACTCTTGAAACCCTCTGAATAGCGAATGTAAGTCATGACCTCATCGGACCACTCATAAGATAGCCCAATTAAAGGCGATATTTCCGATATCGAAAGGGTTGCCTCACCAGAAGGAAGAATAGGTGTTCCGACTGGGAGGAGCCCAATTACGCCTGGACCAGTCACGACCTGATTGGGCGTGAAGCGCTTTGTTTCTTCGGTGTATCGTAACCCACCAACTAGATCTAGACCGCCAATAATGTTCCACGTTGCTTGACCGTATAGCGCCCAGTTATCGTTGGAAATCCGCCCACCGCTGAGAACGTCGTTCACGTAAAGTTCAAGAGGGTAGTCTTCACCTCCTGTTTCGTGGCCGTAATACGCACCGAGTACATAGTCCACTGAGTCGAATAAGGTACCACCCAACTGTAATTCCTGGGAGAACTGATCTAAGTCATAGTCGCTACGGTAATTCAATAAAGGGAGAGGGGATCCATCCAAACCTTTTCCATATCTTGCATCGACCGATCGAAAAGCCGTTATCGAGCGAATAGATATGTCGTTGCCTTGCCAATGAATATTCGCGCCGACGCCCCATCCATCTGCGTGGCTAAACGAACGATCGTTTTCAAAGTTTATATTTCGGCCGCTAACCCAACGGTCACTAAAACACCTGGCATCAGATGAACTAGCTGGAGGCGGAAAGCACGGAGAACCAACAGAGCTGTTATTTAAAAACGCGATAAAGCCACTCGAGTCATCAACACGTACGATAGAAACGGGAGCTCCGTTTTCTCGCGTGCGACTTGCATCGAACGACAGATCGATTGTCAAGTTTTCGACGGGATCAATTGCCAATTGGAACCTGCCTGCAAGTCTATTTGTGTCTCCTAGCGGATGGTCATTGAATGGAGTTTCCATCCAACCGTCCTGCTGAGCTACATAGAATGCACCTCCCAAGGAAACGCTGTCCGCAAGAGGCATGTCGAAACTGGCTCGTCCACGATACAACACCTCATCTTGAGTAATGCCCAAACCGATTTCCATCGCGGCGCGCCGACTGCCCCCAGGCCTTCGTGTAGTTATATTGATAGCGCCGCCAATAGTGTTGCGGCCGAAGAGTGTTCCTTGCGGGCCGCGTAAAACCTCAACTCTCTCTAAATCAAATACATCTAAAACTGAACCCAGCGTCTTTGAGAGATAGACTCCATCAACATATATTCCTACGCCTGGATCAGTATTAATAATTATGTTAGATTGCCCTATGCCCCGGATATACGCGCTGGCTACGTTACTGCTGCCGGAATTGCTGTTTGCATTGTGAAATGACAAATTGGGCACGGACGTGCCAAAATCACTCAGGGAATTAATTTGGCGTGACTGTAAATCATCCACTGAAAACGCGGATATCGAAATCGGCGTATCTTGAAGTGCCGTTTCTCGGCGTTCTGCGGTCACGATAATCGGGGCAATGCCAACACTTTCTTGTTCATTCGCCAGTGTTTCGGATTGGGCCAGAGCTGCTGCTGGCGTTACTGCTGCCAAAATTACAGATCCGCTATACAATAATCGAAGTGGAATTGCTTTCCGCTCCTTGCTTTTGTTAATCATTTTGCTCCGCCCTATCTGTGTCCTTACGTTGCTAGTTCGCATGCACTCAAATGAATTCGATAGCAGCAAATAGATGGAGGTAGCCTTTGGGCGCATCTATTTATGGCTCTAGGCTCAGGACCTATTAAATTGCTTGCGGATTGATGGGGATGTTGATTCAATGGCGGCGCTGAGGAGGTGCTGTCATGAGTGACTTGTTCTGGTTGTCGCAGGCGCAGATGCGCAGGATCGAGCCATATTTTCCGCTATCGCACGGAGTTCCGCGGGTCGATGACCGGCGGATTGTCAGCGGTATCATCTTTGTGATCCGCAATGGTCTGCGCTGGCGCGATGCGCCTGCCGAATATGGCCCGCACAAGACGATCTACAACCGATTTGTCCGCTGGAGCCGCATGGGCGTGTTCGACAAGATATTCTCGGCATTGGCGGCAAAGGGCGGCGAGCCGGATCAACTGATGATCGACGCCACTCATCTCAAGGCGCACCGCACGGCGGCAAGCCTGTTAAAAAAGGGGCAGTTCCCCGACGTATCGGACGCACCAAAGGCGGCCTGAACTCCAAACTCCACGCGGTGTGCGATCACAAAGGCAGGCCGCTCATCATGCTCCTGAGCGAAGGGCAGATGAGCGACTACAAAGGCGCGGCGCTGATGATCGGCGCCTTCCCCAAAGCCAAGGTCCTGCTCGGCGACAAAGGCTATGACGCCGACTGGCTGCGTGCCGCCCTGGCCGAGCGCGGCATTGCCGCCTGCATCCCCTCAAAGTCCAATCGCAAAGTCCATATCCCGCATGATACCGCACTCTATCGCCAACGGCACAAGGTCGAGAACATGTTCGGCAAACTCAAGGACTGGCGACGCATCCACACCCGCTATGATCGCTGCGCCCACACCTTCTCCTCCGCCATATGCATCGCCGCAACCGTCATCTTCTGGCTCAATCAATGAGTCCTGAGCCTAGGATGTGTTGACAAAGGGGATTCCCAAGCGGCGTAGTTTCTGATTCAAGGTGGCTTTTGCAGGAGGCTGCCGTGATCCGAGATTTGATGAGTGACGAGGAATGGGCGTGTCTGGAACCGTTTGTGATCGAACGGGGTCCGCGCAGCGGTCGCCGCCCAAGGGATCACCGCCTTGTTCTTGATAGTATTTTCTGGATTGCACGAACCGGTGTTGCGTGGCGAGATCTGCATGAGCATTTCGGCAAATGGTCATCGGTTTACCGCCAGTTTCGGCCCTGGACGCTGTCCAGATTATGGGAACTGCTGCTCGAAGCATTCAACGACAGCGGGGGCGGTAACCCCAGTTTGCAGATGATCGACAGCACAATAATCCGGGCGCACCATTGTTCAGCTGGTGCTATCCGCCTGCGCCAGTCCAATCGCAACTTCAAGAAACCCAGGACCGGCATCAACAAGGACGTCTCCATCCGCTACCGGGCGCAGCCAGCTGGACTGCCAGGTTTGCGCGCACCGGGAGCGATGCACGCCCAACATGCCCGCACGCAAGGTCACCCACTCGATCCACGATGGTGCTCGCGACTTGGCGCGCGATATCGCCACCACCGATGCCCGTCTCGTCTCACGGCGACATAGAAAGAAGGTCGAGGTGCTATTCGCCCACCTCAAACGCATCCTCAAACTGGACCGCTTGCGCCTGCGCGGTCCCAATGGTGCAAAAAGATGAGTTCCACCTCGCCGTCGCAGAACAAAACCTCCGTAAAATGGCCAAGATGATCCCCATGTCGAGTCCCGCACCGGCCTGAACACGAGGGCGAACCTGCGCGCCTTGTCCATTGTAACCCGGCTGCTGATCGCAAGCGGACCGCATGCTTCCAGATGCTCCTATCGACTGGATTGAGCCAATTTGTAGGAATGGCTAGCATTGGCCGCTGCCTATGCGATCGGTTCGCCTTTCGCCGCAAATACCCGCCGTTCGCCAGTATTTACCGCCTTTACGCCGCATCTCCACCGATCCCTCTTGCTACGGGGCTTTGCGCATAGGAAGCTATGCCATCCCTTGTTACTTCATAATCGAGTATTGCGATGATCGATCCCGACAAAATCCTCCGCATCCGAACCGTGCTCCACCGCTCAGGCCTCAGCCGCTCGACCCTCTACCGCAAGATGAAGGAGGGCACCTTTCCACGTCAGGTTAAGATCAGCGACTATTGCTCGGGCTGGCGCGAGTCCGAGATCAACCGCTGGATCGCCGATCCGCCCGCCTATCACTGCGAGGAAGTCGAGACTGAACTGCGGCAATAAACCGCACTGGCTGCACTGCCGTTGATACGGCGCTGAGTTAAAAACCGTCTGCCGCCTACGCTTTTGCCGCCGCACCGCAATAGGCCGCCCAGGCCGCCATCAGCTTGCGCCGTTTGGCCAGAAAGTCGGTACGGCGATAGGCCGCCTCGACCCGGTTTGGGATCTTGTGCGCCAGCGCCTTGTCCGCGACCTCCTTGGGAGTATCCGTTTCTTCGGCCACCCAGTCGGTAAAACTGCTCCTGAACCCGTGCACCGTCACCTGTTCGATATCCATGTCGCGCAACACCTTGATCATCGTCATATCGCTGATCGGCTTGTCGCTCGATACCGAGAAGACCAGATCGCCATGGCCGCTGCGCTCCCTCTTCACTCGCCTGAGCAGGACGATCGCTGGCCGCGACAGCGGCACGATATGCGGCTCGTTCATCTTCATCCGCGCACCGGGAATGGTCCATAACGCCTTGCGCAGATCGAACTCGGGCCAGGTTGCCAAGCGCGTCTCGTTCGATCGCACGGCCGTCAAGATCGTCAACCGTAGAGCATCGCGGCCGACGGTCGGCGGCAAGTCTGTAAGCTTCGCCATAAAGGCCGGTACTTCATTATAGTGCATCGCCGCCAGATGGTTGGTCGTCGCTGTCTGGCGCGGTAGACCCTTGCGGACCGAGCGTAGCGATACTTCGTTCGGCAGCCAGCCGCGGATATGGGCAAAGTCGAGCACCGCGCCGATCCGCTGCAATATCCGCCGCGCGGTATCGGGAATGGTCAGCCAGATCGGCTCCAGCACATCGCGCACGACAGCGCTGTCCACTTCATCGACCGGCAGCGTTCCGATCGCCGGAAAGACATGGTTTTCCAAGCTCGCGATCCAGGACGCATGACGCCGGTTCTTCCAACCCTCCTTCAAGGCATCATAACAGGCCCGGGCCGCCGTCTCGAAACTTGGTATGACCATATTGCCCCGGCGGCGCTCGGCCACCGGATCGAGACCGGCGCGCACCTGTTTGCGCAACTCCATCGCGCCGATCCGCGCCTCAGCGAGCGAGACATCTGGAAAGGGCCCGAGACCCAGATCGCGGCGCCGACCCCGATGCTGTATGCGCAGCACCCAGGACCGGGTGCCGCTGTCTTTGACCACAAGATACAGTCCCCGGCCGTCGCCGTGACGGCCGGGCGGCGCGGTCTTCACCTTCAATGCAGTCAGGGACATAGGTTCTGTTCCTGCGAATTGGA
Coding sequences within it:
- a CDS encoding tyrosine-type recombinase/integrase, coding for MSLTALKVKTAPPGRHGDGRGLYLVVKDSGTRSWVLRIQHRGRRRDLGLGPFPDVSLAEARIGAMELRKQVRAGLDPVAERRRGNMVIPSFETAARACYDALKEGWKNRRHASWIASLENHVFPAIGTLPVDEVDSAVVRDVLEPIWLTIPDTARRILQRIGAVLDFAHIRGWLPNEVSLRSVRKGLPRQTATTNHLAAMHYNEVPAFMAKLTDLPPTVGRDALRLTILTAVRSNETRLATWPEFDLRKALWTIPGARMKMNEPHIVPLSRPAIVLLRRVKRERSGHGDLVFSVSSDKPISDMTMIKVLRDMDIEQVTVHGFRSSFTDWVAEETDTPKEVADKALAHKIPNRVEAAYRRTDFLAKRRKLMAAWAAYCGAAAKA
- a CDS encoding IS5 family transposase (programmed frameshift), which produces MSDLFWLSQAQMRRIEPYFPLSHGVPRVDDRRIVSGIIFVIRNGLRWRDAPAEYGPHKTIYNRFVRWSRMGVFDKIFSALAAKGGEPDQLMIDATHLKAHRTAASLFKKGAVPRRIGRTKGGLNSKLHAVCDHKGRPLIMLLSEGQMSDYKGAALMIGAFPKAKVLLGDKGYDADWLRAALAERGIAACIPSKSNRKVHIPHDTALYRQRHKVENMFGKLKDWRRIHTRYDRCAHTFSSAICIAATVIFWLNQ
- a CDS encoding TonB-dependent receptor yields the protein MINKSKERKAIPLRLLYSGSVILAAVTPAAALAQSETLANEQESVGIAPIIVTAERRETALQDTPISISAFSVDDLQSRQINSLSDFGTSVPNLSFHNANSNSGSSNVASAYIRGIGQSNIIINTDPGVGIYVDGVYLSKTLGSVLDVFDLERVEVLRGPQGTLFGRNTIGGAINITTRRPGGSRRAAMEIGLGITQDEVLYRGRASFDMPLADSVSLGGAFYVAQQDGWMETPFNDHPLGDTNRLAGRFQLAIDPVENLTIDLSFDASRTRENGAPVSIVRVDDSSGFIAFLNNSSVGSPCFPPPASSSDARCFSDRWVSGRNINFENDRSFSHADGWGVGANIHWQGNDISIRSITAFRSVDARYGKGLDGSPLPLLNYRSDYDLDQFSQELQLGGTLFDSVDYVLGAYYGHETGGEDYPLELYVNDVLSGGRISNDNWALYGQATWNIIGGLDLVGGLRYTEETKRFTPNQVVTGPGVIGLLPVGTPILPSGEATLSISEISPLIGLSYEWSDEVMTYIRYSEGFKSGGFTQTVFPPLSFIPSFRPEFVSVYEAGIKTESFDRRLIINAAIFQTDYEDVQVLVFQGIAPTTSNAAAARIRGAELEASALIDRNLRVSAGIGYLDAGFIEVGPDASEITIDAQLQNAPEWSINAAVDYTYDRLSWADIRFHADWNYTSTVFNDARNTPEIMQPGYSIVNAGVTISSKDEDLEIVFGVTNIFDTQYFISGYNHLEFIGYVEAAWGEPRTATMTVRTRF
- a CDS encoding helix-turn-helix transcriptional regulator, translated to MIDPDKILRIRTVLHRSGLSRSTLYRKMKEGTFPRQVKISDYCSGWRESEINRWIADPPAYHCEEVETELRQ